From Streptomyces sp. NBC_00370, a single genomic window includes:
- a CDS encoding DUF2530 domain-containing protein, with translation MTSSSAGTPRREAPEPLEGPIVGTVTGGTIIWFVLFLVQLPFYGWYSDHGHAWWIWTCLAGGGLGLIGIWYVRGRDAAIKRAEAAAEAGTGPDPRSDSGPGAEPPR, from the coding sequence ATGACCAGTTCTTCGGCGGGAACGCCCCGGCGCGAGGCGCCCGAGCCCCTTGAGGGGCCGATCGTCGGCACCGTCACCGGCGGCACGATCATCTGGTTCGTCCTGTTCCTCGTGCAGCTCCCGTTCTACGGCTGGTACTCCGACCACGGGCACGCCTGGTGGATCTGGACCTGCCTGGCCGGCGGCGGGCTCGGCCTCATCGGCATCTGGTACGTACGGGGCAGGGACGCGGCGATCAAGCGCGCCGAGGCCGCCGCCGAGGCCGGAACCGGACCCGACCCCCGATCCGACAGCGGCCCGGGAGCCGAACCGCCCCGGTAG